The region CCGCAACACCCGTTCGTCTTCGCCTTCCGCATAGATCACCCGCTTTGGGCACGCTTTGGCGGCGTGCATGACCGGCTTCATGATAAAGCCGGACCGGAAGATGAAGCGCGACAAACTTTCATTGTAGGCTTCAAAATCGACGATCGGTTTTTTGGCAATGCCTGAGTCCATCGCGGCCTTCGCGACCGCCGGGGCGATTCGCAAAATCAAGCGCGGATCGAAGGGCGCCGGAATGAGACTGTCCTTGCCAAAATGCCGGGTTTCGCCGCCATAGGCCTTGGCGACCGCGTCGGAGGGAGGTTCATGCGCCAATTGGGCGATGGCGCGCGCCGCCGCGAGCTTCATGGCCTCATTGATTCCTGTCGCCGCGACATCGAGCGCCCCACGAAAAATATACGGGAAGCAGAGGACGTTGTTCACTTGATTGGGAAAATCTGACCGCCCGGTGCAAATCAACGCATCCGGGCGCGCAGCGATCGCCTCACTGGGTTCGATTTCCGGCGTGGGATTGGCGAGCGCCATGATCAGCGGCTGGCCGGCCATCTCTTTTGTCATCTCCGGCGTCAAGATACCGCCAGCCGATAGCCCGAGGAAAATATCGGCGCCGCCGATGACATCCTTGAGAGTTCGCGCGTTGGTGTCCTTTGCATAAATTTCGACATGGCTGTTCATCAGAGCCTTGCGGCCGCGATAAACGACGCCTTCGATGTCGGTGACGAATATATTTTCGGTCTTGGCGCCGAGAGTGACGAGAAAATTGAGGCAGGCGAGAGCCGCCGCGCCAGCCCCCGAGGTCACGATCTTGACATCGCCGATGGTTTTGCCAGTGATCTCCATGGCATTGAGGATCGCCGCGCCGACGATGATCGCGGTGCCATGCTGATCATCGTGAAACACGGGAATCGACATGCGTTCGCGCAGCTTGCGCTCGACCTCGAAACATTCGGGGGCTTTGATATCCTCGAGATTGATACCGCCAAAGGTTGGCTCCAGCGCGGCCACGATATCGACCAGGCGATCAACATCGTTTTCAGCGACTTCGATATCGAAAACATCGATCCCGGCGAATTTTTTGAAAAGAACCGCCTTGCCTTCCATCACCGGTTTGCCGGCCAGCGGGCCGATGTTGCCGAGCCCCAAGACCGCGGTCCCATTGGTCAACACCGCGACGAGGTTTTGCCGGATGGTGAGGTCGGCGGCCGCATGGGGATCGGCGGCGATCGCAAGGCATGCGGCGGCGACGCCTGGCGTATAGGCGAGCGACAGATCATGCTGCGTGGCCAGCGGCTTGGTCGCCACGATCTCAAATTTGCCGGGGCGCGGCGAACGGTGGTAGAGCAGCGCGCTTGATGCCAAATCGGAGCTAAGGGCGTCGGTCATGTACGGGCTTTCTTGCGGGGATCAAATCCGGGATAGACCGGCCCCGTGCCTATGTCCACCATCGTATGGGTTCCGCTTTCAACTTTAAATGCAGACGGTTCGTCTTTACATGGCAGCAGGCACAAGCCCGTTTGAAATCGCACATGACGTGACAAGCCTCAGGGTGCGGCTTGCGGAGTGGCGGCGTGAGGGTGAGACGATCGGCCTCGTGCCGACGATGGGCGCGTTGCATGCCGGGCATATGTCGCTTGTCGATGAAGCAAAAAAACACGCGCGCAGAATCGTTTTGTCGATTTTTGTCAACCCCACTCAGTTCGCGCCATCGGAAGATTTTTCCGCCTATCCGCGAACTCTGGACGCCGATGTGGAGAAATTCGCGGCGGCTGGGGGTGACTTGGTTTTTGCGCCTGTACAAGCGCACATCTATCCGCCAGGCTTTGCCACGACGCTCTCTATGCGCGGCCCGGCAACGGCGGGGCTGGAAGACCGATGCCGTCCAACCCATTTTGCCGGCGTCGCAACCATCATTGCGAAGCTCTTCAATCTTTGCCGCCCGGATGCCGCGATATTTGGTGAGAAGGACTATCAGCAGCTGAAAGTCGTGCAGCGGATGGCCCGCGATCTCGATTTCGAAACGCGTGTTATCGGGGTGCCGACAATGCGCGAGCGAGATGGTCTCGCGCTGTCGTCGCGCAACGTCTATTTGTCCGCAAAAGAACGCGCTGCCGCACCCGCGCTTTACGCGGCGCTCGCCCGCTGCGCGCGCGAAATCAAAGAAGGAGTTGCGATCGAGACGGCTCTCGAAACTGCCCGGAAAGAGGTCACCGCGGCGGGGTTCGCCATCGATTACATCGAAGCCCGCCACGCGGACACATTGGCGCCCATCGCGTCGCGCGAGGCGGGGCCGGTCCGGCTGCTCGCAGCAGCTGCATTGGGGAAAACCCGGCTTATCGACAACATCGGTCTTTAAATCGTTTCCCGAGTATATCCTTATTGGCAACGGCACGCTCGATCGTGCTCCATCTCGTTCCATGCCGTTGCAGAGGAGCAACCATGCTTCAAACGTTGCGTGACCTTACGCCGAAGCAGCGCGGCACGGTTTTGGCGAGCTATCTCGGCTGGACGCTCGACGCGTTCGATTTCTTCATTCTTGTTTTCGTCATGGAAGATATCGCCAAGGAATTTGGTGCGAATATCACGGACGTTACCTTCGCGATCTTTCTGACGCTCGCGGCACGGCCGCTCGGCGCGCTCCTCTTCGGCCTCGCCGCCGACCGGTTTGGCCGGCGGCCCGTGCTGATGGTCAATATTCTTGCCTATTCCTTGCTCGGATTTGCCTCCGGCTTCGCCCCGAGCCTTGCCGCGCTTCTCGTCATTCGCGCGCTTTTTGGGGTGGCCATGGGGGGCGAATGGGGCGTCGGCGCTTCGCTGACCATGGAAAGCATTCCGCCCCGCACGCGCGGCGCGGTGTCGGGCCTCCTCCAGACGGGGTACCCCAGCGGCTACTTGATCGCCTCGATTGTCTATTTCGCTCTGTACGGCGTGATCGGCTGGCGCGGCATGTTCATGGTTGGCGCGCTGCCCGCGCTGCTCGTCGTCTATATTCGTGCCAAGGTCGATGAATCACCAGCATTCCTGGCGAGAACCTCCGTCAGGCACGAGCCCAGCCTCATGCGAACGCTGCGCGATAATGCCGGGCGCTTCCTCTATGTCGTCGTGCTGATGACTGCTTTCAATTTTTTCAGCCATGGCACGCAAGACCTCTACCCGACCTTCTTGCGGCAGCAACATCACTTTGATCCGCACACTGTCGGTCTTATCGCGATCGTCTACAACATCGGCGCGATCCTTGGCGGCATCACTTTTGGCACCTTATCGGAGAGGATTGGCCGGCGCCGGGGCATCGTGATCGCGGCGCTTGGCGCACTTCTGATTATTCCGCTATGGGCCTATGGCACGAGCCCCGTCACGCTTGCCACCGGGGCCTTCCTGATGCAATTCGCGGTGCAGGGGGCGTGGGGCATTGTGCCGGTGCATCTCAATGAATTGTCTCCGCATGAAATACGCGGAACTTTCCCAGGCTTTGCCTATCAGACCGGCAATCTGCTCGCTTCGGCGAACGCGACCATTCAGGCATCTGTTGCCCATGCCAATGGCGGGAATTATGCTTTCGCGCTGGCTCTCGTCGCGGCGATTGTCGCGGTGGTCCTCGCAGCGTTGACCGCGCTCGGCATCGAAGCGCGGGGCGTCAAATTTCCGGGTGGCCCGGACAATCCCATGGACGCTTAGGTATGGTCAGGCCCAGCGAAAGGATCGTCCAGGTGACGATCAGCGGCCGGGTCCAGGGTGTCGGCTATCGCTTCTGGGTAGAAAGGGAAGCCGCCGCGCGGGGCATTCGCGGCTGGGTACGAAACCGGTCGAACGGCGATGTCGAAGCGCTTTTTGCTGGCGACCCGGATGCGGTGGAGGCGCTTTGCGCCGCATGCTGGCGGGGTCCCTCGCACGCCAGGGTCGCCCATGTGGAGGTCACGCACGCCAGTGCGGCAGCGCTCGCCGAATTGGGCGCGGGATTCTGCCAAATAGCAACGCTTTAGTACTCACGCTCCTAGAACAAGTCATGTACGATCGGAGGCCGTGAATTCAAGGGACGCTGACGGATCAGCTTCGCCAAGACCAGAAGCTGTGCCATTTGCGATGTGATCGGCGGATTCGCCGGGCAAAAATGCGTCAAAGGCCGCCCAGAAACACTCGCGGAAGGAATCTTTTTCCATCAGGATTTCGTGCCGGGCGTGCGGCAAGGTGATGCATTTGCCGGCCTTAAGGCGGCTGGCGAACTGTTCCACCGACGCCGTATCGACCAAACGGTCGCCGCCCCCCGCCAAGATCAAGACTGGGGTTAAAATGCGGCGCGGATATTCCACATCCTCGAAGCGCCGCATGAGCAGGAAAGCAGCATTGGTCCAGCCGATCGTTGGATCGGCGATGGCAAGATCGGGCGCCGCCTTGAGGATCGCCGCGCCGCGCGCATGGCGCCCTGGATCGGAGGTCAAGACATTGCCTTCGAAGTTCAGCGACATGTAGGGGACTGGGCCGCCGCCCGGCACGAAGCGGCGGCCTTGGCCGAGCATGACCATTGCCTTGACGAAAAACCGCTTGGCAGCCCCGAAGCGCAGCCCGTAGATATTGATCATGGGCGATGTCAGCACCATGCGCGCGAATGGCAGGCGGCCGCTATGCGCCATGGATAACGCGACCGCGCCGCCCATGGAATGGCCGAGTGCGAACCACGGTGGCCGGCAGTATGGTGCGACGACCTGTTGAATCAAGGCGTTGAGATCGCGCTCATAGGCCCGGAAACTGCCTATATGGCCTTTGCGGGGGTTGTTCGTGAGGCGGCCCGAGAGTCCTTGCCCACGCCAGTCCAAAATCGCGACATCGAAGTGCCGGCTGAGCAATTCGCCAATAACCTCGAAGTATTTTTCAATGAATTCCGTCCGCCCCGGAATGATCACAATCGTTCCAGCGCAAGCCTCGCCGCAACTCCAGCGCGCCGTCCGTAAGGTCCAGTTGTCGCGAGTCGTGATGGGCGCGGCGACGGCGCCGGGCGGTGCCGGATTTTCCAAAATCGAACAAAGTTCCATCGCGAAATTTCGTAGCTCCTGGGCGGTCCCTGCTAGCGCTCCCAGGACGAAATGGAAACCTCCCCGAGCTGCCCGCGCCTCTTTATCTTAACGGCGATATTTTTGCTTGTCTTGTCCTCTTGCAACACCGGCCCCTCTCCCTAAATCAAGATTGCGCGGGCCTGTTTAGGACGCGCACTCTAGGCTGGTCGTCGGTGTGGCGGCCGGTGACTTAATTGGTGCAACCACTCTTGTCGCTTCATCAAGGAGGATAGCGAGATGCGTCAGTTTGATCTTTCCCCCCTCTACCGCTCGACCATCGGTTTCGACCGCCTGTTCAACATGATCGACCAGGCCGCTGGTCTTGAAGCCGTGCCAAGCTACCCGCCGTATAATATCGAGCGTACTGGCGAAAACGCCTACCGGATTTCGGTGGCGGTGGCGGGCTTCGCCGCGCAGGATCTTTCGATCGAGACCAAGGAAAATACCCTCACCATTCGCGGTTCGCGGGAACGTGAAACCGAGACCGCAACGGCGAAGGCGGAAGTGCTCTACCAAGGTATCGCCGCACGGGCGTTCGAGCGTCGGTTCCAGCTTGCCGATCACGTCCAAGTGACCGGAGCGAGCCTTGAAAATGGCCTGCTCCATGTTGATCTCCTTAGGGAGCTCCCCGAGGCGCAGAAACCGCGCCAGATCGAGATCGCAACGAGTGGCGCAAAGCCAGCCGTTGCCGCACAAAAAGCAGCCTAAGCCCGCAATCTGGGCATTCCCCTCCCATGCCTAGATCAGCGGCCGAAGGGCGTCTCTCGCGAGACGCCCTTTTTTATTTTAGGAATTTGAAGTCTCGTTCAAATTGCCGCGGCAAGCGTTTCTGCTCGCGTTAAATAGGTTTGTGCCCGCCGCTCCGCACGAGAGCGAGGAAACGATCCACATCGGACGGAAGCGTCGCAAAGGAGGTGACCAGCCGCACGAAAACTTCGTCTGCGGCGGGGGGCGGGCTGGCGGCGCTGGAAGCGTGGAATTTCCAAGGATAGTAGTGTGCGCCGGCCTCCTTGAGCGCCGTATCGATCGCGTGGGGCAAAATAGCGAAGATTTCATTCGCCTCGCAAGGCCAAGGCAGGCGAATGCTGGGGATTTGTCCCAAACCTTGGGCGAGACGTCTCGCGTGGCCGTTCGCTGCCGTCGCCAGACCGAGCCAATGGCCGTTCTCAAGATAGGCGGTCATTTGCGCCCCAAGATACCGTCCCTTGGAGAGGGTATGCCCGCTGCGTTTGCGCTGGAAGGGCAGGCTCGCGGCTCGCGCGGAATCGAAAAATAGCACCGCCTCGCAGGCGAGCGCGCCATTCTTCGTGGCGCCGAATGACAGGACGTCGATGCCCGCCTTCCAGCTCATTTCGGCTGGTGAGCACGGAAGGGACACGAGGGCGTTGGCGAAACGGGCGCCGTCCATGTGGACCATCAGCCCGGCCTCATGCGCGAGCGTGGTGAGTTCGGCCAGCTGATCGCAGGTGTAAATGGTTCCGCATTCGGTGACTTGCGAAAGGGACAGGGTGGCGGGCTGGACCTGCTTTTCGAGTCCACGCGGAAAATCGGCGAGCACCGGCTTAAGATCGGCTGGGGCGATCTTGCCCGCCCAGCCGGGAATACCGACGAGCTTGGCGCCTCCGGTGAACATTTCGGGTGCCCCGCATTCATCATCCATCACATGAGCTTGGGAATGACAGAAAATCGCGCCAAATGGCGGCGAGATGGCGCCAAGCGCGAGGGCGTTGGCGGCGGTTCCGGTGCTGACCAGGAAACCCGTGATCGGGTGCTCGAAAATGTCCTCAAGAAGCCGCAGGGCCTTCGCGGTCAATGGGTCGGTGCCATAGGCCGGAAGCAAGCCCTCATTCGCGGCAAGAATCGCCTCAAGAATGGCCTGACTTGCCCCGGCGGTATTATCGCTCGCGAAATCCATTCTCTTCCAGGGCCGGCGGGGTTGGGGGAGTTCGGTGCCTCTCGCGACCAGTTGCGCGAGCGTCACTCTTTGCGCGGGGCCACCTTGATTCGCAATGATAATTTTCGGCGCTTGTTAAACTTGCGGAAATCTGCAATCTTACCCATGTTAGGACAGCGTTGCTGACCATTTATGGTCTTGATCGATGGCAGCGGCGCAAATTCTCAATCGGATCGATTGCCATTCCTGGCTGAAGCAGCGCCCTTGGCGCGGGTCCGGCATGGCTCGGTTCTTGCGAGAAGATGGGGCGCCTCGCTTGCGCTCTTTGGCCAGCACAATGTCCCCGCGGCGGCTGTTATATGGAAGGTGAGAGATGACCGATCCGATCTTGCCCGGCCCGTTCCACCTCGATCCGGGGCTGCCGCCCGCCCAAGGTCTTTATTCGCCTGATAACGAACATGATGCTTGCGGAGTCGGTTTCGTGGCCGACATGCACAACCGCAAGTCGCATGAAATTATCGGCATGGGTCTCGAGATTTTGCTCAATCTCGACCATCGTGGCGCCGTCGGTGCCGATCCGAAGGCGGGTGATGGCTGCGGCATGCTGGTCCAGATTCCGCATCGCTTCTTTGCCGAAAAAGCAAGAGAGCTTGGCTTTGCCTTGCCGGAGCCCGGTGACTATGCGATCGGCGCATTGTTCCTGCCGCGCGATCCGGAAGGCCGCCGGATCGTCGAGGCCATTGCCGAAAAAATGGTCGCGGCGGAAGGCCAGATTCTTCTTGGCTGGCGGGATACGCCGGTTGATTCATCGGTGCTCGGCGAGAGCGTCAAGCCCGCCGAACCGGTGAGCCGCCAAATTTTCATCCAGCGTGGACCAGATACGGCCGATCAAGAGGTTTTCGAGCGGCGGCTTTTTATTCTGCGCAAGACGATTTCGAACGCGGTTCACAATTTGAACGACCGGCGTACCGCGGGTTTTTACCCGGTCTCGGTGTCATCCCGCACCATCGTCTACAAAGGCCTCCTGCTCGCGACCAAGCTTGGCGTCTATTTTAAAGACCTCGCCGACCCCTTGTTCGAATCGGCGCTTGCGCTCGTGCATCAGCGCTTTTCGACGAACACTTTCCCAACCTGGTCACGGGCACATCCCTATCGCTACGTCGCCCACAATGGCGAAATCAACACCTTGCGCGGCAACCTCAACTGGATGGCGGCGCGCCAGGCATCGGTGGCGTCCGGTCTATTCGGTAATGACATCAGCAAGCTCTGGCCGATCTCCTATGAGGGTCAATCGGACACCGCTTGCTTCGACAATGCGCTCGAATTTCTTGTCCAGGGCGGCTACTCGCTCGTCCATGCGATGATGATGCTCATTCCGGAAGCCTGGGCCGGCAATCCGCTGATGGACGCGGAGCGCCGCGCCTTCTATGAATATCACGCGGCGATGATGGAGCCCTGGGACGGGCCGGCCGCTGTTGCCTTTACCGACGGCCGCCAGATTGGCGCGACGCTCGATCGCAATGGCTTGCGTCCGGCGCGTTATATCGTCACCAGCGACGGCCTCGTGGTGCTCGCCTCGGAAGCCGGTGTGTTGCCGATCGCGGAAGACCGCATCATCACCAAATGGCGCTTGCAGCCGGGCAAGATGCTGCTCGTCGATCTGGAGCAGGGCCGCATTATCTCCGACGATGAGATCAAGCACACGCTTGCCGGGTCGCATCCCTATGCCGATTGGGTCAAGCGTACGCAGATCGTGCTCGAGGATATGGATCTTGCGGTGCATCCGCGCTCGCCGCGCGGCGATGTGACGCTGTTGGATCGTCAGCAGGCGTTCGGCTACAGTCAAGAGGATCTCTCGATGCTGCTGCCGCCGATGGCGGTGACGGGTCAGGAAGCCGTCGGCTCGATGGGCACCGACACGCCGATTTCAGCCTTATCGACGCAGCCGAAGCTGCTCTACACGTATTTTAAGCAGCATTTCGCGCAGGTGACCAATCCGCCGATCGATCCGATCCGCGAGGAATTGGTCATGAGCCTTGTGTCGTTCATCGGGCCGCGCCCCAATATTCTCGATCATGAAGGCAACGCCAAGAAGAAACGACTGGAGGTCCGCCAGCCGATTCTGACCAATGGCGACCTCGAAAAAATCCGTTCG is a window of Methylocapsa sp. D3K7 DNA encoding:
- the panC gene encoding pantoate--beta-alanine ligase — protein: MAAGTSPFEIAHDVTSLRVRLAEWRREGETIGLVPTMGALHAGHMSLVDEAKKHARRIVLSIFVNPTQFAPSEDFSAYPRTLDADVEKFAAAGGDLVFAPVQAHIYPPGFATTLSMRGPATAGLEDRCRPTHFAGVATIIAKLFNLCRPDAAIFGEKDYQQLKVVQRMARDLDFETRVIGVPTMRERDGLALSSRNVYLSAKERAAAPALYAALARCAREIKEGVAIETALETARKEVTAAGFAIDYIEARHADTLAPIASREAGPVRLLAAAALGKTRLIDNIGL
- a CDS encoding NADP-dependent malic enzyme, with product MTDALSSDLASSALLYHRSPRPGKFEIVATKPLATQHDLSLAYTPGVAAACLAIAADPHAAADLTIRQNLVAVLTNGTAVLGLGNIGPLAGKPVMEGKAVLFKKFAGIDVFDIEVAENDVDRLVDIVAALEPTFGGINLEDIKAPECFEVERKLRERMSIPVFHDDQHGTAIIVGAAILNAMEITGKTIGDVKIVTSGAGAAALACLNFLVTLGAKTENIFVTDIEGVVYRGRKALMNSHVEIYAKDTNARTLKDVIGGADIFLGLSAGGILTPEMTKEMAGQPLIMALANPTPEIEPSEAIAARPDALICTGRSDFPNQVNNVLCFPYIFRGALDVAATGINEAMKLAAARAIAQLAHEPPSDAVAKAYGGETRHFGKDSLIPAPFDPRLILRIAPAVAKAAMDSGIAKKPIVDFEAYNESLSRFIFRSGFIMKPVMHAAKACPKRVIYAEGEDERVLRATQTVVEQEIAYPILVGRPDVIESRLDRFGLSVRPGKDFTLVDPNDDPRFRDYVTAYLESAGRRGVTPKAARALVRTNSTVIAAIAVKRGDADALICGIDGRFGSRLRYIRDIIGLVPGATDLSAMSLMITSKGAFFLADTHVRRDPSAAEIAEMTLLCAAHVRRFGIEPKIALLSHSDFGSENAPSAVKMREALEILRKQAPDLEADGEMQANTALSQAMRDLVLPSSRLKGEANVLIMPSLDAANIAYTMMVIMADALLVGPILLGSAKPAHILTPSVTARGIINMTAVSVAQAQGDGQA
- a CDS encoding MFS transporter, translated to MLQTLRDLTPKQRGTVLASYLGWTLDAFDFFILVFVMEDIAKEFGANITDVTFAIFLTLAARPLGALLFGLAADRFGRRPVLMVNILAYSLLGFASGFAPSLAALLVIRALFGVAMGGEWGVGASLTMESIPPRTRGAVSGLLQTGYPSGYLIASIVYFALYGVIGWRGMFMVGALPALLVVYIRAKVDESPAFLARTSVRHEPSLMRTLRDNAGRFLYVVVLMTAFNFFSHGTQDLYPTFLRQQHHFDPHTVGLIAIVYNIGAILGGITFGTLSERIGRRRGIVIAALGALLIIPLWAYGTSPVTLATGAFLMQFAVQGAWGIVPVHLNELSPHEIRGTFPGFAYQTGNLLASANATIQASVAHANGGNYAFALALVAAIVAVVLAALTALGIEARGVKFPGGPDNPMDA
- a CDS encoding beta-eliminating lyase-related protein; the protein is MDFASDNTAGASQAILEAILAANEGLLPAYGTDPLTAKALRLLEDIFEHPITGFLVSTGTAANALALGAISPPFGAIFCHSQAHVMDDECGAPEMFTGGAKLVGIPGWAGKIAPADLKPVLADFPRGLEKQVQPATLSLSQVTECGTIYTCDQLAELTTLAHEAGLMVHMDGARFANALVSLPCSPAEMSWKAGIDVLSFGATKNGALACEAVLFFDSARAASLPFQRKRSGHTLSKGRYLGAQMTAYLENGHWLGLATAANGHARRLAQGLGQIPSIRLPWPCEANEIFAILPHAIDTALKEAGAHYYPWKFHASSAASPPPAADEVFVRLVTSFATLPSDVDRFLALVRSGGHKPI
- a CDS encoding alpha/beta hydrolase, which translates into the protein MELCSILENPAPPGAVAAPITTRDNWTLRTARWSCGEACAGTIVIIPGRTEFIEKYFEVIGELLSRHFDVAILDWRGQGLSGRLTNNPRKGHIGSFRAYERDLNALIQQVVAPYCRPPWFALGHSMGGAVALSMAHSGRLPFARMVLTSPMINIYGLRFGAAKRFFVKAMVMLGQGRRFVPGGGPVPYMSLNFEGNVLTSDPGRHARGAAILKAAPDLAIADPTIGWTNAAFLLMRRFEDVEYPRRILTPVLILAGGGDRLVDTASVEQFASRLKAGKCITLPHARHEILMEKDSFRECFWAAFDAFLPGESADHIANGTASGLGEADPSASLEFTASDRT
- a CDS encoding Hsp20 family protein; translated protein: MRQFDLSPLYRSTIGFDRLFNMIDQAAGLEAVPSYPPYNIERTGENAYRISVAVAGFAAQDLSIETKENTLTIRGSRERETETATAKAEVLYQGIAARAFERRFQLADHVQVTGASLENGLLHVDLLRELPEAQKPRQIEIATSGAKPAVAAQKAA
- a CDS encoding acylphosphatase; amino-acid sequence: MVRPSERIVQVTISGRVQGVGYRFWVEREAAARGIRGWVRNRSNGDVEALFAGDPDAVEALCAACWRGPSHARVAHVEVTHASAAALAELGAGFCQIATL